The genomic stretch ATGAAATTTTCATTGCCAGGGTTTACAAGATCAGATCAAGCTTGTTGGTATAGAGCTTACAGATAAACCTGCTTGGTATAAGGAAAAAGTATACCCCCCAAACAAGGTAGTATTTGTCTCTTTTAAATTTATAGATCAAACTCATTTTCTCTTTATTCTACTCTCAACTCACAAATTTGCTACCCAAATTAGTTGCCTTCATTGGAGCACAATGGCAAAATCATTGGAGAAAGCATGGATCTGATAAGATATGTAGACACTAACTTCCAAGGACCATCTCTATTACCAGATGTAAATAAATTACAACCTTTATCTCCTCATTCTCTTTGCatttatttatacatatatacgtGTTAACAATGTCGTGCTATTTTACTGCAGGATCACGAGAAGCTCAAGTTCGCAGACGAGATGATTGCTTACATGGACACGTTCACTAAGAACGTGTTCACGTCATTCAAAGGAGATCCTGTGAAAGCAGCTGGTAGGTCTGAGACATGCTTTTTCTTCCTATGCACTTGTGCATTAACTGTATTTATATGTCAGGAGCCGAATTCGACTACTTGGAAGTGGCACTTGCAAAATTTGAGGATGGGGCATTCTTTCTGGGCCAATTTAGCCAAGTAAGTTGTGAGATTAAACCAAGAGTATTAACATGATTGTTCTCATAATAATTCATGCTGTGCGCGATTTAGGTGGACGCTGCTTTTGTTCCGTTTATCGAAAGGTTTCAGATCTATCTGAAGGAAGTGTTCAAGTATGATATAATACCAGGCAGGCCAAGGCTAGCTGCATATATAGAGGTTTTCACTAAAatgttgtttttttatatacatATCTATCTGTATAGTATGTATTAGAAAGTGATAATAATCTTGATAATACGGATGTGCAGGAACTGAACAAGATTGATGCATACAAGCAAACCAAGTGTGATCCTAACTGGCTCATCCAGTTCTACAACAAACAATTTATGGTAGTTTCTCCTTCTATATTAGATTTCCAAACTTAACTTTGCATCCGAATTATAGTTTGATTAAGTTTGCATGTTTTTCGCCTCCTCCAACAGAAGTGATCTGTTAAACTCTGGTGCTGATATACTGCAACAAGTTGATGTTTCCTGTGTTGTTCGAGACCGAATGGTGTAGCGTGACGTTTTCTAAGGCAATATTGTATTCGTGTTGCTATAAATAATCTAAACCACTACATACAGTGATAATTATGTTGTGTGCATCCTATTAATTTTTCTTTAGCTTTTTGTGCTTCTTTGCAGTCTTAATTTGTTGGTTTCTTTATACTACTAAACCATCACAAAACTGGAATTCATCTGAGGAATTTCATACACCATTATCTCCGTTGAGCGCCAACATTTTTCTTCAAAAGTTAGAGATCTAAATTGAAGAACCAGGAATCAGTAGACTGGTGTGTTAATTATGAAGGGGCTATTTTCATTGGCATGGCATGGTTGTGTTTTGTTCACCCTCACAAGTCGTTATGAATGTGCCCGCATCTTCAGACGTTCTCTCTACATACTTACTCACGTTGCAGCCGGGGTTGGTGCATCTGTAGTAACTCCTGCAGATCATGATAGGATCACTACTTGCAAAAACCATTCATACCATGAAAGAAAAACTGAACGCTGCAATTAACAATGAGCtttgtaaatt from Salvia splendens isolate huo1 chromosome 4, SspV2, whole genome shotgun sequence encodes the following:
- the LOC121801493 gene encoding glutathione S-transferase L3-like isoform X2, whose product is MASAAAVQEVLPPLFDSTCLDPPPLFDGTTRLYVFYECPFCQRVWIVRNYKGLQDQIKLVGIELTDKPAWYKEKVYPPNKLPSLEHNGKIIGESMDLIRYVDTNFQGPSLLPDDHEKLKFADEMIAYMDTFTKNVFTSFKGDPVKAAGAEFDYLEVALAKFEDGAFFLGQFSQVDAAFVPFIERFQIYLKEVFKYDIIPGRPRLAAYIEELNKIDAYKQTKCDPNWLIQFYNKQFMK
- the LOC121801493 gene encoding glutathione S-transferase L3-like isoform X1 gives rise to the protein MASAAASVQEVLPPLFDSTCLDPPPLFDGTTRLYVFYECPFCQRVWIVRNYKGLQDQIKLVGIELTDKPAWYKEKVYPPNKLPSLEHNGKIIGESMDLIRYVDTNFQGPSLLPDDHEKLKFADEMIAYMDTFTKNVFTSFKGDPVKAAGAEFDYLEVALAKFEDGAFFLGQFSQVDAAFVPFIERFQIYLKEVFKYDIIPGRPRLAAYIEELNKIDAYKQTKCDPNWLIQFYNKQFMK